In Synechococcus sp. A18-25c, a single window of DNA contains:
- the hemJ gene encoding protoporphyrinogen oxidase HemJ, translating into MTLSPEAYLWFKTLHIVGVVVWFAGLFYLVRLFIYHVEAEELAPELRTAFQQQYGLMEKRLANIITTPGMVVAVSMAIGLLIAQPSWLQQGWMHAKLAFVAALLAYHVFCYRLMGQLQSGTCQWNGKQLRALNELPTLLLVIVVMLVVFKTQFPTSAATWFIVGLVVFMAASIQFYARWRRLRAEAAAAEPSS; encoded by the coding sequence ATGACGCTCTCTCCCGAGGCCTATCTCTGGTTTAAGACCCTTCACATCGTCGGTGTGGTCGTTTGGTTTGCAGGGTTGTTTTACCTCGTGAGGTTGTTCATCTACCACGTGGAAGCCGAAGAGCTGGCTCCTGAACTGCGCACGGCCTTTCAGCAGCAATACGGGCTCATGGAGAAGCGTCTCGCGAACATCATCACGACCCCAGGAATGGTGGTGGCGGTCTCCATGGCGATCGGACTGCTCATCGCTCAGCCCTCCTGGTTACAACAAGGTTGGATGCACGCCAAGCTTGCGTTTGTGGCTGCGCTTCTGGCTTATCACGTTTTCTGCTACCGGTTAATGGGCCAGCTGCAGTCAGGAACCTGCCAATGGAACGGCAAGCAGCTGCGTGCACTGAATGAACTTCCCACGCTGCTGTTGGTGATCGTGGTGATGCTGGTGGTGTTTAAGACCCAATTCCCCACTAGTGCTGCCACCTGGTTCATCGTGGGCTTGGTGGTGTTCATGGCAGCCTCAATTCAGTTCTATGCCCGCTGGCGTCGACTTCGTGCCGAAGCCGCTGCTGCCGAACCATCCAGCTGA
- a CDS encoding PHP domain-containing protein, with protein sequence MVLNRHPLTSVLETIGPESCPGDLNFHCHTLCSDGSLEPCDLIRQASANGLQHLAVTDHHSSASYAPMQDWLSRQQDQELPVPKLWTGMEISAILRGCLVHVLALGFEHGHPALAVYNRGDAAVGEALRADSVCGAIHDAGGLAILAHPARYRLGFSELIDAAADLGFDGGEAWYDYEMQPRWSWSPVVCEAIDQRLKNLGLLRTCGTDTHGVDLEGR encoded by the coding sequence ATGGTCCTGAATCGCCACCCACTGACCTCAGTTCTGGAAACCATCGGTCCGGAGAGCTGTCCAGGCGACTTGAATTTTCACTGCCATACGCTCTGCAGTGATGGCAGCCTCGAACCGTGCGATCTCATCCGCCAGGCCAGCGCCAATGGCCTTCAACACCTGGCGGTGACGGATCACCATTCGAGTGCGTCCTACGCGCCCATGCAGGACTGGCTTTCCAGACAGCAAGACCAGGAACTCCCTGTTCCCAAGCTATGGACGGGTATGGAGATCAGCGCGATCCTCCGTGGTTGCCTCGTGCATGTGTTGGCACTCGGATTCGAACACGGCCATCCAGCTCTGGCGGTCTACAACCGCGGTGATGCTGCGGTTGGAGAAGCACTGCGGGCAGACAGTGTTTGTGGCGCCATCCATGACGCCGGTGGATTGGCGATTCTTGCGCATCCAGCGCGCTATCGATTGGGTTTTTCAGAGCTGATTGATGCAGCGGCAGACCTTGGTTTTGATGGCGGTGAGGCTTGGTATGACTACGAGATGCAACCCCGCTGGAGCTGGTCTCCGGTGGTGTGCGAAGCCATCGACCAACGCTTGAAGAACCTTGGCCTTTTGCGTACGTGTGGCACCGACACCCACGGGGTTGACCTGGAAGGTCGCTAA
- the cobN gene encoding cobaltochelatase subunit CobN: MHRLSSLPGADTDGPMAYVEQPSAAVMFLTSASSDISALAKVLDDASDDRWVDAIRALPLDALIHPAQIDHYLSECTQVTQLIVVRLLGGRGHWSYGLEQCRLWQQAAPNRQLLVLSGTNDQERDLHPLGSVSLRLAHSMAALLREGGAENLRSWLLGVEWILSSLSAASTAAEGSATDSSATDGPDLQVIASPDPDPFDWRSEPGARVGVLFYRAHRQSADVQWCEALLSTLRQRGLAPRALWVSSLRDAAVQEAVQRLYQQQTVEVVITATSFASVQFSEAGFGAPLWDQLDRPVLQMLSSGRPRDRWINSFQGLDPVDLSLQVVLPELDGRVTTRIGAFREVDHADPHLCTAVKRLEPDSDGLAWIADHVSSWCELRSTPVQERRLGLVLANYPLRNGRLANGVGLDTPASCLNILRWLKSAGFDLGQHSLPESSDALMASVLAGRTNDPESDHRPPLTHLPLRDYMAWWNALPEAARAPIQTRWGDPESAEDLEREGFAIHGVTFGHVVVLVQPSRGYDPDQLSDLHSPDLPPPHRYLAQYLWLRQKHRCQLMVHVGKHGSAEWLPGKSIGLSSACAPALALGTIPNVYPFIVNDPGEGSQAKRRGQAVIIDHLTPPLGRAGLHGDLLSLESLLDEYIEARQLGATRCERLEVQLVELLEQLRWPSLAKQRSEPGQQPDIPLLLEQVETYLCELKEAQIRTGLHRLGEPAEPSKLAELLLAIARSPAPDRPGLTQWMATCLGLRCDPWCDEDGARLEPEDSHILQRCGCESPRRLSDAVEWIEAQATELLLVLTQDMNSANGADSTSLLPCFRKQLESSPLPDPLQFIKTDLWPRLTACAQRERDALLAAAHGQRVPAGPSGAPTRGRDDVLPTGRNFYSVDLRGLPTEAAWDLGRRSAEQLVELYELEEGEPLRHLALSVWGTATMRNGGEDIAQMFALLGIRPVWDGPTRRLVDLEVIPVSLLGRPRVDVTLRMSGLFRDAFPQLLGWVNRALEMVAALDETTQDNPLAALTRASGPQSRLFGSAPGSYGAGLQALIDSGQWERRDDLGEAYVAWSAWRYDGTATAHRDRDGLESALKSVQVVLHNQDNREHDLLDSDDYYQFQGGLSAAVSKVSGKTPSLMFADHSRRERLRIHALDREIDKVVRSRLLNPRWIEGMKQHGYKGAFEMGASLDYLFAYDATTGVVPDWCYEQIAERWLLDADVRAFLLNCNPWVLRDMAERCLEASTRQLWSDADPSQLDAIRTVLLDSERAVEAGGLNG; this comes from the coding sequence ATGCATCGCCTTAGCAGCCTCCCAGGAGCCGACACCGACGGGCCGATGGCCTATGTCGAACAGCCGAGCGCTGCGGTGATGTTTCTCACGAGCGCTAGTTCCGACATCTCCGCTCTGGCGAAGGTTCTGGATGACGCCAGCGACGATCGCTGGGTGGATGCCATCCGAGCCTTGCCCCTGGATGCCCTCATACATCCCGCACAAATTGATCACTACCTGTCGGAGTGCACCCAAGTCACTCAGCTCATCGTGGTGCGACTCCTGGGTGGTCGAGGGCACTGGTCCTACGGACTGGAGCAGTGTCGTCTCTGGCAGCAGGCAGCCCCCAACCGCCAGTTGCTGGTGCTGTCTGGCACCAACGACCAGGAACGGGATCTGCATCCGCTCGGCAGTGTGTCCCTGCGCCTTGCCCATTCCATGGCAGCACTCTTGCGTGAGGGTGGTGCGGAGAATTTGCGCAGCTGGCTGCTGGGAGTTGAGTGGATCCTTAGCTCGCTGTCAGCTGCTTCCACTGCAGCTGAGGGCTCTGCCACTGATTCTTCTGCAACGGACGGACCGGACCTCCAAGTGATCGCGTCACCGGATCCTGATCCGTTCGACTGGCGCTCAGAACCTGGGGCCCGCGTTGGTGTTCTTTTTTACAGGGCCCATCGGCAATCTGCTGATGTCCAGTGGTGCGAAGCCCTGCTCTCCACACTGCGCCAGCGCGGTCTGGCACCACGAGCGCTCTGGGTTAGCAGCCTTCGTGATGCCGCTGTTCAAGAGGCAGTGCAGCGGCTTTATCAACAGCAGACGGTTGAGGTGGTGATCACGGCCACATCCTTCGCATCGGTTCAGTTTTCTGAAGCTGGATTCGGCGCTCCGCTTTGGGATCAGCTGGATCGACCGGTCTTGCAGATGCTCAGTTCAGGGCGACCACGCGATCGCTGGATCAACTCATTCCAAGGACTTGATCCGGTTGATTTATCCCTCCAGGTGGTCCTTCCCGAGCTCGATGGTCGGGTAACCACCCGCATCGGTGCTTTTCGTGAAGTGGACCATGCTGATCCACACCTGTGCACAGCAGTGAAACGGCTGGAGCCAGATTCAGATGGCTTGGCCTGGATTGCCGACCACGTTAGTAGTTGGTGTGAGCTCCGGTCCACTCCCGTTCAAGAGCGTCGACTGGGGTTGGTGCTGGCCAATTACCCCCTGCGCAATGGACGTCTGGCCAATGGCGTCGGCTTGGACACTCCAGCGAGTTGTCTGAACATTCTGCGCTGGCTCAAGAGCGCCGGTTTCGACCTTGGTCAGCACTCGCTTCCAGAGAGTTCAGATGCGCTGATGGCAAGCGTGCTTGCCGGGCGGACCAATGATCCTGAAAGTGATCACAGGCCTCCCTTAACCCATTTGCCGTTGAGGGATTACATGGCCTGGTGGAACGCGTTGCCCGAAGCCGCAAGAGCACCGATCCAGACCCGTTGGGGTGATCCGGAATCAGCTGAAGACCTGGAACGAGAAGGATTTGCAATCCATGGGGTGACTTTCGGGCACGTGGTGGTGTTGGTACAGCCCAGTCGGGGCTACGACCCAGATCAGCTCAGTGATCTGCATTCGCCGGATCTTCCACCACCCCATCGCTACCTGGCGCAGTACCTCTGGCTTCGCCAGAAGCACCGGTGCCAGTTGATGGTGCACGTTGGTAAGCACGGCAGTGCTGAGTGGCTGCCTGGCAAATCCATTGGTTTGAGTTCAGCCTGTGCGCCTGCTTTGGCCTTAGGAACCATCCCCAATGTGTACCCCTTTATCGTCAACGATCCCGGCGAGGGCTCTCAGGCCAAGCGACGTGGTCAGGCGGTGATCATTGACCACCTCACACCACCCTTGGGTCGTGCGGGACTGCACGGGGATTTGCTGTCGCTGGAATCTCTGCTCGATGAGTACATCGAAGCGCGTCAGCTGGGTGCAACACGCTGTGAACGGCTCGAAGTGCAGCTCGTGGAGCTGTTGGAGCAGCTGCGATGGCCATCGCTGGCCAAACAACGATCGGAACCTGGCCAGCAACCCGATATTCCATTGCTCCTTGAGCAGGTAGAGACGTATCTCTGCGAACTCAAAGAAGCTCAGATCCGCACGGGTCTGCATCGTCTTGGCGAACCGGCGGAACCCTCAAAACTGGCTGAATTGCTGCTGGCCATCGCACGTTCTCCGGCACCGGATCGGCCTGGGCTTACCCAATGGATGGCGACATGTCTTGGTCTTCGCTGTGATCCATGGTGCGACGAGGATGGAGCACGTCTCGAACCGGAAGACAGCCACATCCTGCAGCGCTGCGGATGTGAATCACCGCGTCGTTTGAGCGATGCCGTCGAGTGGATTGAAGCGCAGGCCACGGAACTTCTGCTGGTGTTGACGCAGGACATGAACAGCGCCAATGGTGCGGATTCGACCTCACTGCTCCCCTGTTTTCGCAAACAACTCGAATCGAGTCCCCTACCGGACCCTCTGCAGTTCATCAAGACGGATCTCTGGCCTCGTCTCACAGCATGTGCACAACGGGAGCGGGATGCACTGCTAGCGGCTGCCCACGGTCAGCGCGTGCCGGCTGGTCCGTCAGGTGCACCCACCCGCGGGCGGGACGATGTGCTTCCGACGGGTCGCAATTTTTACTCTGTGGACCTGCGAGGCCTTCCGACGGAAGCGGCTTGGGATCTTGGTCGGCGCAGCGCGGAGCAACTGGTGGAGCTCTATGAGCTGGAAGAAGGCGAACCGCTTCGCCACCTGGCTTTGTCCGTCTGGGGAACCGCCACCATGCGCAATGGTGGGGAAGACATCGCGCAGATGTTCGCTCTGCTTGGCATCCGACCGGTCTGGGATGGTCCGACCCGACGCCTGGTGGATCTGGAAGTGATTCCTGTCTCGCTGCTTGGTCGTCCGCGCGTGGATGTGACCTTGCGCATGTCCGGCCTGTTCCGCGACGCCTTTCCCCAGTTGCTGGGCTGGGTCAACCGCGCTCTGGAGATGGTGGCTGCACTGGATGAAACCACTCAAGACAACCCTTTAGCCGCACTCACCCGCGCCAGTGGCCCTCAGTCCCGGTTATTCGGTTCAGCGCCGGGTTCCTATGGAGCAGGCCTCCAGGCCTTGATCGATTCCGGTCAGTGGGAGCGACGTGACGACTTGGGAGAGGCTTACGTGGCCTGGAGCGCCTGGCGTTACGACGGCACTGCCACAGCTCATCGCGATCGTGATGGTTTGGAATCGGCTTTGAAGTCCGTCCAGGTGGTTCTCCACAACCAGGACAACCGTGAGCATGATCTGCTCGACTCTGACGATTACTACCAGTTTCAGGGAGGCCTGTCGGCTGCTGTGTCCAAGGTCAGCGGCAAAACGCCCAGCTTGATGTTTGCGGATCATTCCCGTCGGGAACGCTTACGCATCCATGCATTGGACCGAGAGATCGACAAGGTGGTGCGCAGCCGCCTGCTTAATCCCCGCTGGATTGAGGGCATGAAACAGCACGGTTACAAGGGAGCTTTTGAGATGGGGGCAAGCCTGGATTATCTGTTTGCTTATGACGCCACGACAGGGGTGGTGCCCGATTGGTGCTACGAACAGATCGCCGAGCGCTGGCTGCTCGATGCTGATGTGCGTGCCTTTCTGCTCAATTGCAACCCATGGGTGCTCCGGGACATGGCGGAACGCTGCCTTGAAGCCTCAACACGCCAGCTTTGGAGCGATGCAGATCCATCCCAACTGGATGCAATCCGCACGGTGCTGCTCGATTCCGAACGTGCCGTTGAAGCCGGTGGCCTCAACGGCTAG
- a CDS encoding branched-chain amino acid transaminase — protein MHQFLPYAWFQGRCVPFEDAKVSVATHALHYGTGAFGGMRAIPDPKQPGGMLLFRPDRHARRLSQSARLLLAELTEQTVMEALTAMLRANKPSTPIYLRPFVYTSDLGIAPRLHNIETDFLIYGLELGDYLSPEGVSCRISSWTRQEDRSLPLRGKISGAYITSSLAKTEAVASGFDEALLMNTRGKVSEASGMNLFIVRDGTLITPGVDQDILEGITRASVIELAKSMGIEVIERPVDKTELFIADEVFLTGTAAKISPIRQLESTVLSDRRPLMEALRTKLVAITEGRDEEFAHWVTRIELDG, from the coding sequence ATGCATCAGTTCCTCCCATACGCCTGGTTCCAAGGACGCTGCGTTCCTTTCGAGGACGCCAAGGTGTCAGTGGCGACCCATGCCCTCCACTACGGAACTGGAGCCTTCGGTGGAATGCGCGCCATTCCCGATCCAAAACAACCAGGAGGCATGCTGCTGTTCCGGCCTGACCGGCATGCCAGGCGCCTGTCGCAGAGTGCCCGACTGCTGCTAGCGGAGCTCACAGAACAGACCGTGATGGAAGCGCTCACGGCCATGCTCCGGGCCAACAAGCCATCCACACCGATTTATCTGCGTCCCTTCGTTTACACCAGTGACCTTGGCATCGCCCCGAGGCTGCACAACATCGAAACCGATTTTCTGATCTATGGACTGGAGCTTGGGGACTATCTCTCACCGGAGGGAGTGAGCTGCCGCATCAGCAGCTGGACTCGGCAGGAAGATCGTTCCCTGCCGCTGCGCGGAAAAATCAGTGGTGCCTACATCACCAGCTCCCTGGCCAAAACAGAAGCTGTGGCCAGCGGATTCGATGAAGCCTTACTGATGAACACCCGGGGCAAGGTGAGTGAGGCCAGTGGCATGAACCTGTTCATCGTTCGCGATGGAACGCTGATCACACCTGGCGTTGATCAGGACATTCTTGAGGGCATCACGCGGGCCAGCGTGATTGAACTGGCCAAAAGCATGGGCATCGAAGTGATCGAACGTCCCGTTGACAAAACCGAATTGTTCATCGCGGACGAGGTCTTCCTGACAGGAACCGCGGCCAAAATCAGTCCGATCCGCCAATTGGAATCGACGGTCCTTTCCGACCGTCGTCCGCTAATGGAGGCGCTGAGGACCAAGCTGGTGGCCATCACCGAGGGGCGAGACGAGGAATTCGCCCACTGGGTAACCCGGATTGAATTGGACGGCTGA
- the metH gene encoding methionine synthase, whose protein sequence is MQAVQNNTITESSRFLKRLHDPSRPVLVFDGATGTSLQQLDLSADDFGGEALEGCNENLVITRPDAVQAVHRQFLDAGCDVIETDTFGAASVVLAEYGLEDHAFALNKRAAELAREMADQYSTTDKPRFVAGSMGPTTKLPTLGHIDFDTLRESFRDQAAGLLAGNVDLFIIETCQDVLQIKAALQGVEDAFEVSGQRRPLMVSVTMETTGTMLVGSDIAAVVSILEPFPIDVLGLNCATGPEQMKEHIKYLSEHSPFVVSCIPNAGLPENIGGVAHYRLTPIELKMQLMHFVQDLGVQVIGGCCGTTPAHIQSLSEISTELTPAHRDVRKHHHERQQFNYEPAVSSIYGSTPYFQDNSFLIIGERLNASGSKKVRELLNEEDWDGLVAVARGQVKENAHVLDVNVDYVGRDGEKDMHALVTRVVTNVDLPLMLDSTEWQKMEAGLKVAGGKCILNSTNYEDGDERFFKVLELARRYGAGVVIGTIDEDGMARTAEKKVAIAKRAYRDAVEFGIPAREIFYDPLALPISTGIEEDRRNGIETIEAIRRIRSELPGVHMILGVSNVSFGLSPAARITLNSVFLHDCCEAGMDAAIVSPAKILPLIKIDEAHQLVCRDLINDSRRFDGDVCTYDPLTELTTLFEGVSTKDARSSGPSLADLPVEERLKQHIIDGERIGLEDALTEGLGQYKPLEIVNTYLLDGMKVVGELFGSGQMQLPFVLQSAETMKAAVAFLEPHMEKTDGERSAKAKFLIATVKGDVHDIGKNLVDIILTNNGYEVINLGIKQDVGAIIAAQQEHQADCIAMSGLLVKSTAFMKDNLSAFNEAGINVPVVLGGAALTPRFVHKDCSEVYNGKVIYGRDAFTDLRFMDAYVEAQQADSWDNIQGFLNGTPEGISLGGDNTVENDSATSPSNSDGDADQASAAASQPISTERSTTVPEEVAVQPTFLGSKVLQGESEIPLNEVIAYLDRQALFAGQWQIRKAKGQSREAYEADLEAKAEPVLQQWLRRSIDERLLQPAVAYGYFPCGRDGNDVVVFDPSGSSQLGRFALPRQRGGNRYCIADFYRDLDDGRPTDVLPMQAVTMGEQASLFAQRLFEADSYSDYLYFHGLAVQMAEALAEWTHARIRRECGFADAQGMALRDVLAQRYRGSRYSFGYPACPNVADSRQQLLWLGADRIGLKMDESDQLHPEQSTTALVALHSTARYFSA, encoded by the coding sequence ATGCAGGCAGTCCAGAACAACACCATCACCGAATCCTCCCGCTTTCTCAAGCGACTTCACGACCCAAGTCGACCGGTGCTGGTGTTTGACGGAGCCACGGGGACTTCCCTGCAGCAGCTGGATCTCAGTGCCGATGATTTCGGTGGAGAAGCCCTGGAGGGCTGCAACGAAAATTTGGTGATCACCAGGCCCGATGCAGTCCAGGCTGTGCATCGACAGTTTCTTGATGCGGGCTGCGATGTGATCGAGACAGACACCTTTGGTGCTGCATCCGTCGTTCTTGCGGAATACGGGCTGGAAGATCACGCCTTCGCCTTGAACAAGCGTGCAGCAGAACTGGCTCGGGAGATGGCCGACCAATACAGCACGACTGACAAACCACGTTTTGTCGCTGGGTCCATGGGGCCGACCACGAAGTTGCCGACCCTCGGGCACATTGATTTCGACACCCTGCGCGAATCCTTCCGCGATCAGGCCGCCGGGCTGCTCGCTGGCAATGTCGATCTGTTCATCATCGAAACCTGTCAGGACGTCCTTCAGATCAAGGCGGCGCTACAGGGCGTCGAGGATGCCTTTGAGGTCAGTGGCCAACGTCGGCCGCTGATGGTCTCTGTGACCATGGAGACCACCGGAACGATGCTGGTGGGTTCCGACATCGCAGCGGTTGTGTCGATCCTGGAACCCTTTCCGATCGACGTTCTTGGCCTGAATTGCGCCACGGGCCCGGAACAGATGAAGGAGCACATCAAATATCTGTCCGAACACTCCCCTTTTGTGGTGAGTTGCATCCCCAATGCAGGACTACCGGAGAACATCGGCGGCGTAGCGCATTACCGACTCACTCCGATTGAGTTGAAGATGCAGTTGATGCACTTCGTGCAGGATCTTGGCGTGCAGGTCATCGGGGGATGCTGTGGCACCACTCCTGCCCACATTCAATCGCTCTCAGAGATCTCTACCGAATTGACTCCAGCTCACAGGGATGTGAGGAAACATCACCACGAACGCCAACAATTCAATTACGAGCCCGCCGTTTCCTCGATCTACGGCTCCACTCCTTACTTTCAGGACAATTCGTTCCTGATCATTGGAGAACGGCTGAACGCCAGCGGATCAAAAAAAGTTCGTGAGCTGCTCAATGAGGAAGACTGGGACGGACTTGTGGCCGTCGCGCGCGGACAGGTCAAGGAAAATGCCCACGTCCTCGATGTCAACGTCGACTACGTTGGCCGTGATGGGGAAAAAGACATGCACGCGTTGGTGACCCGTGTGGTCACGAACGTGGATCTTCCTCTGATGCTCGACTCCACTGAGTGGCAGAAGATGGAAGCGGGATTGAAGGTCGCTGGAGGGAAGTGCATTCTCAACTCCACTAACTACGAAGACGGTGACGAACGATTTTTCAAAGTTTTAGAACTTGCGCGTCGTTACGGTGCTGGTGTTGTCATCGGCACCATTGATGAAGATGGCATGGCGAGAACGGCCGAGAAAAAGGTTGCCATCGCAAAACGTGCTTATCGCGATGCCGTGGAATTCGGTATCCCCGCTAGAGAAATTTTCTACGACCCTTTGGCACTGCCAATCTCAACAGGAATTGAGGAAGATCGCCGCAACGGCATCGAAACCATCGAGGCTATCCGAAGAATTCGCAGCGAACTTCCCGGTGTCCATATGATTCTAGGTGTATCCAATGTGAGTTTCGGTCTTTCCCCTGCAGCACGCATTACGCTCAATTCAGTGTTTCTTCATGACTGCTGCGAAGCTGGCATGGATGCCGCGATCGTCTCGCCGGCCAAGATCCTGCCCTTGATCAAGATCGACGAAGCCCATCAACTGGTCTGCCGGGATCTCATCAATGATTCTCGTCGCTTTGATGGTGATGTCTGTACCTACGATCCACTGACAGAGCTCACAACGCTTTTTGAAGGTGTTTCAACCAAGGACGCACGCTCCTCCGGGCCATCGCTGGCCGATCTGCCAGTGGAAGAGCGCCTGAAGCAACACATCATTGATGGAGAAAGGATTGGCCTTGAGGATGCCCTAACCGAAGGACTTGGCCAGTACAAGCCTCTCGAAATAGTTAACACTTACCTTCTCGATGGCATGAAGGTGGTCGGAGAGCTATTTGGCTCAGGTCAGATGCAACTTCCTTTCGTTTTGCAATCGGCAGAAACAATGAAAGCCGCTGTGGCTTTTCTTGAACCTCACATGGAGAAAACTGACGGAGAGAGATCTGCGAAGGCAAAATTCTTGATCGCTACCGTTAAAGGAGACGTTCATGACATCGGCAAAAATCTTGTTGACATCATTCTCACCAATAATGGCTATGAGGTGATCAATCTGGGGATCAAACAGGATGTTGGGGCCATCATTGCTGCACAGCAGGAACATCAGGCTGACTGCATCGCCATGAGCGGCTTGTTGGTGAAATCAACGGCTTTCATGAAAGACAATTTATCGGCATTCAATGAGGCGGGAATCAATGTTCCCGTAGTGCTCGGAGGAGCGGCCTTAACCCCGAGATTTGTACACAAAGACTGCAGCGAGGTTTACAACGGAAAAGTGATTTACGGCCGTGACGCCTTCACTGATCTTCGATTCATGGATGCCTATGTCGAAGCTCAGCAGGCTGACAGTTGGGACAACATTCAAGGATTTTTGAACGGCACGCCCGAGGGGATCTCTCTTGGAGGTGACAACACTGTTGAGAACGACAGCGCAACTTCACCATCCAACAGTGACGGCGACGCCGATCAAGCTAGCGCTGCAGCATCGCAACCGATCAGCACTGAGCGTTCGACCACAGTTCCTGAGGAGGTCGCTGTTCAGCCTACTTTCCTTGGTTCAAAGGTTTTGCAGGGTGAATCGGAGATTCCCCTCAACGAGGTGATTGCTTATCTCGATCGGCAGGCCTTGTTCGCAGGCCAGTGGCAGATACGTAAAGCCAAAGGCCAATCACGCGAAGCTTATGAGGCTGATCTCGAAGCGAAGGCTGAGCCGGTTCTTCAACAGTGGCTCAGGCGATCCATCGATGAACGTCTGCTGCAACCGGCAGTGGCCTACGGCTATTTCCCCTGCGGTCGTGATGGAAATGATGTGGTTGTTTTTGATCCGAGTGGATCCTCTCAGCTAGGACGCTTCGCGCTTCCCCGACAGCGAGGTGGAAACAGATACTGCATCGCCGATTTCTACCGTGATCTCGACGATGGACGCCCCACGGACGTTTTGCCCATGCAGGCGGTCACCATGGGTGAACAGGCCTCGCTGTTCGCTCAGCGTCTGTTTGAAGCCGATTCCTACAGCGACTATCTCTACTTCCATGGACTTGCAGTTCAGATGGCCGAGGCACTGGCCGAATGGACTCATGCCCGTATCCGCCGAGAATGTGGCTTTGCTGACGCCCAGGGAATGGCTCTGCGCGATGTTCTGGCTCAGCGTTATCGGGGCAGTCGCTATTCCTTCGGGTACCCGGCATGTCCCAACGTGGCAGATTCGCGGCAGCAACTGCTCTGGTTAGGTGCTGACCGGATCGGCCTCAAAATGGATGAAAGCGACCAATTGCATCCAGAGCAGAGCACCACGGCTTTGGTGGCACTGCACAGCACTGCGCGTTACTTCAGCGCCTAG
- a CDS encoding DUF4090 family protein — MDLSGPDAIDKAIAAGIDLDGSSLPAEMLTLYREVMDLEGQRKRSGVRKSMRNRVVRTGAKHFDQKTLNGRLIAAGWEGLKDKEISFFYG, encoded by the coding sequence ATGGATCTGAGTGGGCCTGACGCCATCGATAAGGCCATTGCTGCAGGCATCGACCTCGACGGGTCTTCTCTCCCTGCTGAGATGCTGACGCTCTATCGAGAGGTGATGGATCTCGAAGGCCAGCGCAAACGCAGTGGTGTGCGCAAATCGATGCGCAACCGTGTGGTTCGTACCGGCGCCAAGCATTTCGATCAGAAAACCCTGAATGGGCGCCTGATCGCTGCTGGCTGGGAGGGTCTGAAAGACAAGGAAATCAGCTTCTTCTACGGCTGA
- a CDS encoding DUF2237 family protein, with protein MSSESSAQNKDQNCDLNVLGSPLELCGCEPMTGWFRDGFCRTDVADLGQHSVCCVMTESFLSYSKAQGNDLSTPVPAFSFPGLQPGDHWCVCAPRWKQAYDDGMAPPVRLEATAMSATDVIPLEVLKACTYQGMT; from the coding sequence ATGAGCTCCGAGTCATCTGCCCAGAACAAGGATCAGAACTGCGATCTGAACGTTCTCGGCTCTCCCCTCGAGCTCTGCGGATGCGAACCGATGACCGGATGGTTTCGCGATGGTTTCTGTCGGACGGATGTTGCCGATCTCGGACAACACAGCGTCTGCTGCGTGATGACCGAAAGCTTTCTCAGCTACAGCAAAGCCCAGGGCAATGACCTCAGTACGCCGGTGCCAGCCTTCTCCTTCCCCGGGCTCCAACCGGGCGATCACTGGTGTGTCTGCGCTCCGCGTTGGAAACAGGCCTACGACGATGGAATGGCCCCACCCGTGAGGCTTGAAGCCACAGCGATGAGCGCCACGGATGTGATTCCCCTTGAAGTACTGAAAGCCTGCACCTACCAGGGGATGACCTGA